One window of Phycisphaeraceae bacterium genomic DNA carries:
- the surE gene encoding 5'/3'-nucleotidase SurE produces MRILLTNDDGIRAPGIVALHDALIDTRNEHGGPLLLPRERRTSPHHEFSLVTPIAPLTVQSATGHGVTFDEPLMVQDVKVNDRMGGIAVDGRPADCVKLAISSLWPERHGKDARPDLLISGMNAGANCGINVIYSGTVAAAIEGAFLGVPSIAVSMLIRPGPLLFDVAARWGRETIERLLAGGLPDPHEIISINIPTPERDGPCPPIRVCPMNTHGLVDAYERRVSPAGNVYYWAAGHGLDFHATDAGTDVAELMGGCITVTPLRYDLTRHETMTRWRARLGL; encoded by the coding sequence ATGCGCATCCTTCTCACCAACGACGACGGCATCCGCGCCCCCGGCATCGTGGCCCTCCACGACGCCCTCATCGACACCCGCAACGAGCACGGCGGGCCGCTCCTCCTCCCCCGCGAGCGCCGCACATCACCCCATCACGAGTTCTCCCTCGTCACACCCATCGCGCCCCTCACCGTCCAATCCGCCACCGGACACGGCGTCACCTTCGACGAGCCCCTCATGGTCCAGGACGTCAAGGTCAACGACCGCATGGGAGGCATCGCCGTCGACGGCCGCCCCGCCGACTGCGTCAAACTCGCCATCTCCTCACTCTGGCCCGAACGACACGGCAAAGACGCACGCCCGGACCTCCTCATCAGCGGCATGAACGCCGGCGCAAACTGCGGCATCAACGTCATCTACTCCGGCACCGTCGCCGCCGCCATCGAGGGCGCGTTCCTCGGCGTCCCCTCCATCGCCGTCTCCATGCTCATCCGTCCCGGCCCCCTCCTCTTCGATGTCGCCGCACGCTGGGGACGCGAAACCATCGAAAGACTCCTCGCGGGCGGCCTCCCCGATCCGCACGAGATCATCAGCATCAACATCCCCACGCCCGAACGCGACGGCCCCTGCCCGCCCATCCGCGTCTGCCCCATGAACACCCACGGACTCGTCGATGCCTACGAGCGACGTGTCTCACCCGCCGGCAACGTCTACTACTGGGCCGCAGGCCACGGGCTCGACTTCCACGCCACCGACGCCGGCACCGACGTCGCCGAACTCATGGGCGGCTGCATCACCGTCACGCCCCTCCGCTACGACCTCACCCGCCACGAAACCATGACCCGCTGGCGCGCCCGGCTCGGGCTCTAG